AAGAACAACAAATAATTTAAAAGGATTAAATCAATCAAGTATTTagataaatacataaaaaataaatcaaaagCATTACTCAAAGGAAATCCTAAAATGACCATAAATATATACTTCTATATATGCATAGATGTTGAAAAAAATACCTACATTTACTTTGGAAAAAGTCAATTTAACtattaaaaaatagaaaaattatttCTAGCCTATTATTTTACCACTAAATATTGGGAAAAAAACTCTATCACGCATGTGTGTAAAGATGAAAagaattttaatatttttcCTGAAGAAATGAAGCCCTAAATTGATATAAAAATATACTTCTATATATGCATAGGTCTTAAAAAAAGTCGATTTAATTAATACTAAGTAAAAACAATCAAAACTCTGCATATTATTTTACAGGGGAGGCACCCCCGGCCGCCCTGAAAAGGGCGTCCATTTTTAgttcatttttaggggcggctcaTCCCTCACCCGCCTTTAAAAATGGcgtccatttgtaggggcggctgcgAATTTACATGGGCGGCTTAATTGCTACAATATCTGCATCCCATTTGTAGGAACTAGGAACGGGTGACTTTTTGGTCCGCTCTAAAAAAATTAGGGTGTGgttacaaattatttttgtagtagtgagatCAGACATCGCAGTTCACTCGAATCAATTTAATACTATCTGCATACACGATTATTAGTACAGAGTACAGCATAACACAGAACACAAACTCCAGGAGGGAGCGGGGAGATGTATACGGTTCGTTACATACGCCGAACAAGGAGGAGAGCGCGAGCGCGAAGTGAATCCATCCTGAATCACGAACTCTCCCTTCTAATAATTTCCAGCACCAGTCACACAATCAAATGATCGTCATCAGAAGCGCCACGATTCCGAGCCCCGCACCAACCGCTACCCTGCCGGCGGCCGATCCCTCGGGCGCATCAGCCGCGTGGTCGCTGCTCCAGTGGCGGAGCTGGACAAGAAATCCAGGGGGGGCCGGTCGTCCATTGAACATGAACAACGATTGTGTTTTGATTACGAAAAAATGCTGATTCACACCGTATTCTAATAATTTGCAGAACCATGTACAAATATATTATGGAACTGATTGTTCATACAAAAGATTGTTGGCAAAAGGGTCAATATAACTTACTTTAGTCTTTGAATCTAACCGCACGCTCCTTAACTGCATTGAAATCATCGATAATTGAATCCATTGTGATTTTAATTGCTATCTCTTTCTCAATATAGAGCACCAAGCAATCTCTTAGAAATCCATCTTCCATTTTATTCTGATATGGGCCAAGCATAACATATATTCTGCGAGCTCGATCTTGTTCATCAACAGGATAGTCCCAAATTTGACCTCGTAAACCAGGATCGCGTTCCACAATCAAAACACTACCATCTGAATTTAATTTCGGAACTTTGGGTGCAGGTGTCGCTTCATCATGTAATACAATTGGAGCTGCTACTGGAGTTTCATCTAATTGAGAAATTTGATCAACCAAACCATCTTCCCTGCCCCCTTCAGTAGGCACCTTCTTGTAGAAAGAAAAAAGTGTCTTTCTTTTTGGTTTTGCTTTGGTTTCCTGAAACGATTACTCCCAATCAGTTTCCACAAATCAGTCTATAATTCCTATTGCTATAACAAACCTCAATTTCAGCTTTTCCCATACAGAAATAAGATTTAAGGTTCAGGAGAATAACTAGGGCGAGCAGCCTTACATTCGTTTGCTGGGCGCAAGGCTCTGGAGCAGCAGTGGGCAGGTTCACGACGATCTCGTCcgtctccggcgacggcgacccggGGCTGCCGTCCATcctcggcgcgagcggcgatCTCGCTGGAGCAGGtgagccggccgccggcgccgtcgcgtCACTGGTGCCTGGTTCGAGTCGAAGCCAGGACGAGCGCTGCGAAGGGCGAACGCGTTTTCTTCTGTTGGCTGCGTCCGATTTATTTTCTTGGGCTGTTTGGTTGATCGTTGCAGGCTGCAGGCGGTTGGGTTTCGTAGCTGGGCTGCTGGGCTTCGTAGCTGGGCTAGAATGAAGAGGGGGTCCTCTGCGAAATTTCAGAAGTTagggggggccatggcccctgccGGCCCCCCCCAGCTCCGCCGTTGCGCTGCTCGCTGGCTCGTCGGCCGCCGGGCCGTCCGCCGTGGGGCCGTCTGCCGCCGGGCCATCAGCCGTGGGGCCATCCGCCGGAGGGCCGTCCGCCGCCGGGCCAGGCGCGTCGGCAGGTGCGTCCGCGCcggtgtcgtcgtcgtcagacGACGGGCCCGGAGCAGGCGCCTCCGCATC
This window of the Panicum virgatum strain AP13 chromosome 1K, P.virgatum_v5, whole genome shotgun sequence genome carries:
- the LOC120700374 gene encoding uncharacterized protein LOC120700374, with the protein product MDGSPGSPSPETDEIVVNLPTAAPEPCAQQTNETKAKPKRKTLFSFYKKVPTEGGREDGLVDQISQLDETPVAAPIVLHDEATPAPKVPKLNSDGSVLIVERDPGLRGQIWDYPVDEQDRARRIYVMLGPYQNKMEDGFLRDCLVLYIEKEIAIKITMDSIIDDFNAVKERAVRFKD